In Rhineura floridana isolate rRhiFlo1 chromosome 6, rRhiFlo1.hap2, whole genome shotgun sequence, one genomic interval encodes:
- the LOC133386492 gene encoding 6-pyruvoyl tetrahydrobiopterin synthase-like, whose product MESVAEDSKLNTTAKITFLSHTETFAAAHRPSSKSLNDDENRKLFGKCNQSHGHNYRVTATIRGQIDPISGMFMNIYKLQEYMQHQFKGIKI is encoded by the exons ATGGAGAGTGTAGCAGAAGACAGCAAGCTGAATACCACGGCCAAGATTACCTTCCTTTCACACACAGAAACCTTTGCAGCCGCCCATAGACCGAGCAG cAAATCTCTGAATGATGATGAGAATAGGAAGCTTTTTGGGAAATGCAATCAGAGCCATGGGCACAACTATAGAG TGACAGCAACCATACGTGGACAG ATCGACCCCATCAGTGGCATGTTCATGAATATTTACAAGCTTCAGGAATATATGCAG CACCAGTTCAAAGGCATCAAGATATGA